CGCGTAGGCGCCGACGCCGAAGAACGTGACGTTGCCGAAACTGGCGTAACCGGCGAAACCGCCGATGAGATTCCAGCCCTGCGCCAGGCACGACATCATGAAGAACAGCGTGAGCACGTGGACCCAGTTGCCGTTGAGGTGCGGCGGCAACAGCGCCGACAGCGCGAGCAGGACGAGGATGACGACGGTGACGGTACGGCCGCGTTGCATCGTTATGCGGTCGCGCGACCGATGAGGCCGTAGGGGCGGAGCAAGAGCACAAGCAGCAGCGCGACCATGGCCACGACGTCCTTGAAGCCTTCGCCGAACCAGAGCGCGCCGAACGATTCGATGATGCCGTAGACCAAGCCGCCGACGAGCGCGCCGGTCACATTGCCCAGACCGCCGAGCACCGCCACCACGAACGCGCGCACGAGGAACGAGTCGCCCATGTTCGGGGTGATCGCGTACGAGACGCTGACCAGCGACCCCGCCGCGCCCGCGAGCGCGCCGCCGATGCCGAAGGTCAGCGCGTAGATGTTCGCGACGCCGACGCCCGACAGGCGCGCGGCATCGACGTCCATGCTGGTCGCGCGGATCGCGCGGCCTATCTTCGTGCGCGCCATGAACATGGTGAGGCCAAACGTGAGCGCGCAGGCGATGAGCAGCGTCCACAAGCGCACCCATGGGATCGTCAAGCCGCCTAGCGTCAGGCTGGTGCCCGAATAGGCGGTGGTGATCGAGCGGATGTCCGAGGACCAGAAGATCTGGGCCATATTGGCGATCATGATCGACAACCCGAACGTCAACAGGAAGGTCGCCAGCATCGGCGCGCGGATCACCTGGTTGACCACGAAGCGCTGGAGGAGATAGGCGAAGACGAACATCGTCAGCATCGCGAGCGGAATGGACAAGAACGGGTCGAGGTGCATCGGCCCGACGAACAGCCAGTACGTCAAATACGCGCCGAGCATGATGAAGGCACCATGCGCGATGTTGATCACGTTCATGATGCCCCACACCAGCGAAAAACCGAGCGCCGCGGCGGCATAGATGCCGCCGATGAGCAGCCCGTTGATGAGGACCTGAAGGTAGAGCGTGGCTAGGCCGTTACCGCTTGCCCCACGGCGGCAGCGGATACACGGCTTTCGCGTTGGCCGCGTCCGCGGGCCAGACCGTTTCGTGGACGCCCTTTTGGATCTGCTCCACCGCCATCGGTTTGTAGATGTTCACGCCGCGGCTGTCGAATTTGATCTTTCCGTAGAACGTGTCGGCATCCAACGCCGCGAGCGCGTCGCGCACTTTGTCGGGGTCGAGGCTGCCCGCCTTGGCCATCGCGAGCTGGAACGTCTCGCCTGCCGCCGTCGATTCGGCGTTATGGTAGTCGGGCAAGTGATTGTACTTGGCCTGGAACAGCCGCGTGTAGCGTTGCGAGCTGCCGAAGATCGCGTCGGTGTAGGTCAACGCGGTCGTCCACTGCGCGCCGCCCATGACGCCGTTAGCGTCAGGACCGAGGCTGGTGATGAAGTCGGGCGTCGAGGGGCCGACCGAGAAGCCGATGATCTTCGATTCCACGTTTTGGTCCTTGGCCGCGCGCATGATCAGCAGCGAGTCCTGCAGGTGGCCCGAACCTAAGATGATGTCGGGGTTCTTCTCTTTGACCTGGGTCAGCAGCGTCGCGACGTCTTTGGTGTCGGGCGGGTACTCCGAGTAGAACACTTCGTTGAAGCCGTTCTGCTTGGCGTAGTCGCGGATGCCGCCGGCGACTTCGATCGAGAACGCGTCGTTGGCCGCAAGCACTGCGACGGTCGTCGGACGCGGATGCAAGGTCTGCGCGAGCTCGAGGATGCCTTGCAGATATTTCTTGGCCGGGCTCAGGATCGCGAACGTGTAATGGTACCCGCGGTTGAAGATCACTTCGGCCGCACCGTTGGGATCGACCATCGGCACCTGATATTTCTCGACGATCGCGGCCGCGGCGGCCGTGGCGCTCGAGCCATACGGGGCCAGGATGAACTTGATGTTGTCCTGGGTGATGAGGCGCTCGACGAGTTTGGCCGATGTCGTCGGGTCGCTCGTATCGTCGTAGTACTTGATGGCGACTTTGTACATCTTGCCGCCGACCTTGATGCCGCCCTGTGCGTTGACGTAATCGGCCCAGAAGTCATAGCCTTCTTTTGTGAGCGCGCCTTCGCGGGCGTCACGGCCGGTCGCCGAGAGCGCGGCGCCGAAGGTGATGACGTCGTCCGCCACCGCCGGTTGCGGCGCGACGGCAGCGCCCGTCACTGCTAAGAGCGCAGTGGCGGCGATGCCGCCTAGAAATGCGAAGAGACGATGATGCCTATCGTTTGCAAAGCCCACGATGCTCGTGCCTCCATCTACAGCTCCCGAAATGGCGGCTCGCGCCTGCGACTCGGGGGCCACAAGGTTAGTTCCGGGCTTCCTGACTCCCTGTAACGAGCCCGGCCCGGCGGGCGGCATAGTCGATGCGCTCGTCGAGCGGCGGATGCGTGTAGAAGTACCAGACGACGAGCGGCGCCGGGTGCAGCGTCGAGAGCCCCTGCGAACCCAGCCGTGCGAACGCTCTCACGCCGGCTGAGCCCAGGTGCGTGTTCGCGGCGGCGAACGCGTCGGCGTTGTGCTCGATCTGGCGGGAGAGCGCGTTGCCGAGCGGCTGTGCCGCCAAGCCGAGCAGCAGCAGCGCAGCGAGCAGCAGCGGCGTCACGGCTGGATCGCGCAGCCCGTCGCTGCGCGCAGGCGAGCGGCGTGCGAGCGGGCCCACCACGAAATAGATGAACGCGATCGCGGCGAGCGCTCCCACCCAGCCGTAGAACGCGCCGCGCCACAGATCGCCGTGCACGTAGTGTCCGAGCTCATGCGCCGTCACGTAGAGTGCCTCGTCGGGAGCAAACGTCTTGAGCAGCGTGTCGGAGAGCGCGATGCGTTCGACGGAGCCGATGCCGGAGACGAATGCGTTGGCCGACGTCTCCTGTTTTGAGAGATCGAAGACGTAGACCGATGTCGCGTGCACGCCGTGCTGCGCGGCCAGATCGAGGATCGAGCTCGTGAGCGCGGATGGCGGCAGCGGCGTGTAGGTGTTGAACAGCGGCTCGATCAGCACGGGGAGCACGACTGAGCTCAGCAAGATCAACGGAATAGCGACCGCGGCAGCGATCAGCGGCCATGCGCGTTCGGAACGCCGCACGAGTTCGAAGAGCCCAGCACCGGCGAACGCCGCAATCCCGACGCCGAGCGCGAGGCTGACCGCCCAATCGTGGAACCAGTCCGCCGGCGTCTCGCGGCTCAAATCGTAACGGTGCAGGATCGTGAACGAATCGTACCAGGTCAGCGGCAGCATGAGCAGCGCCGACGCGATCAAAACGGCGGCGATCACGATCGCGGCCGTCAGCATGCGTGTGAGCTTGGTCGATGATGCGCCGCGGCTCAGCGCCTGCTCGACGCGCGCGCGCAGCGCCGCGGTCACGCCGGAATAATACAGCGTTGCCAAGATGGCGAGCTGGAGCGCGGAACCGATCCAGAAGAGGCGCCGGCCGACGGCCGAAACCTCAAGCGCGAGCGCTTGGCGCGCGGGCGGGTAGATTGCATCGACGAGGTGTTCGATGTTCGGCGGAAAAGGCACCACCTATCCATGGTTATTCACACCGAGTATCTGACCTTCAACACCAAGCAGCGGCGCGAGATCATCGACATTACGGACGAGGTCGAGCGCGTGCGGGCCAAAGCAGGGCTCGTGGACGGATTCATCCTGGTCAGCGCCATGCACATCACGGCGAGCGTGTTCGTCAACGATCACGAGTCGGGACTGTGGTCCGATATCATGCGCTGGTTAGAGGACCTCGCGCCCGCCAAGCCCGAGTACGAGCACCATCGCACGGGAGAGGACAATGCCGACGCTCACCTCAAGCGCATGCTGCTCGGGCACCAGGTCGTCGTGCCGGTGACGGCCGCCAAGCTGGACCTAGGGCCGTGGGAGCGCGTGCACTACGGCGAGTTCGATGGCCGCCGTCCCAAGCGCGTGATCCTCAAAGCGTTCGGCGTCTAGCGTCACGGCTTCAGCGGCGCTAGGCCGGCGGCGCGCAACGCCGCGTTGAACGCCGCTATGGCCTGGGCGGTCAACGCCTGATATTCGCCGAGCACGTGCTCGACTTCCGCGTGAACGCGCGCAGCCTGCTCTTTATGCGCGTCGAACGGCGGCTGCTGCGACTCGCTGAACAGGATCTGCAGCGTGAGGATCTCCTCGCGCACCTTATCCGGATAGATGACGCTGTCTTCGTTGTTGCGCTGGTCCGACGTGATCTCGGCTTTCAAGTTCTCCATGCGCGCGAGCAGCGCATCGCCTTGTGCGACGAGCGCCGGCTGCGGCGTCTGGGCTTGCAGCGGTTTGAGCCGCGCCGCCATCTGCGTGCGCAGCGACGCGAGCGAGTTGAGCACGACGTCGATCTGCGACAGCTCCGTATTCAGCGCAACGTCGTACTCGTGGCGCGCGACGTAATCTGCCTGCGTCCACGGCGCGCGCGGATCCGGCTTGATCTCGACGCTGCGCGAGTAGCGATGGCCGTCCACGTCGAGCGCGATCGTATAGCGCCCCGGCACAACGGTCGCACCGCCATCGGGACCGCGGAAGAGCGGCGGGCCGGTCAGATATTTCACCGGCGGGTTCTCGGTGAAATCCCACGTGATCCGATCGATACCGGCCTTATTGGTGACGTAGTACTTGGGGCTGTCGTCGACGAGATGCGTGCCTTCCAGGCGACGGACGATCTTGCCGTTGGCATCCACGATGTCGATCGTAGGGCGCCTGGCGGCCGGCTTGTCCAGATAGTAGTTGATCATGACGCCGACGTCGGGTTGGTCGCCCACGAAGACATTCGCCGGTTCGAGATTGTCTTGCAGATCTTCGCGATTCCACTGCCAATACAGATATGACGTGCGCGGTTGGAACAAGAACGTGCCCGCAGCTTGCGCCTGCGCCAGCTCTTGAATCGGCGTGAGATCGTCTAGGATGTAGAGCGAGCGTCCGTGGGTGCCGACGATGAGATCGTCCGCGACGGGCTGCACGTGCAGATCGCGCACCGCGGCGACCGGCAGATCGAGCTGGAACGGTTTCCACGTCGCCCCGCGGTCGAACGAGATCCATAGACTCTGCTCGAGCCCGGCGTAGAGGATACTCGGATTGCGCGGGTCCTGGCGGATGACGCGAACCGGCTGATCCACAGGCAGGCCGGACGAGATGGAGCGCCAGCTCGCGCCGAAATCCTCGGTGACAAACGCGTACGGCGCGTAGTCGCCCATCAGATGACGGTCAATCGCTGCGAACGCGGTGCCCGCGGCATACGGCGATGCGTCGACGTCTTGCACGTTGCCGTAGGATCCGATGCCCGTCATCGTGACGTTCTTCCAATGCTCGCCGCCGTCGGTCGTCAGATGGATGAGCCCATCGTCGGTTCCGACCCAGAGCACGCCCGCTTGCACCGGCGACGGTCCGATGTCTGTGATCGTGTTGAAGAACTCGGTGCCCGCCACATCGGGCGTGATCGGCCCGCCCGAGATCTGCTGATGCTCGGCTTCGTTGCGCGTGAGATCGGGACTGATGACGCTCCAATGACGGCCTCGGTCGGACGTTTTGAAAACGACGTTCGCGCCGGTGTACGCGACGTGGCCGTCTTGGGGCGAGAACACGACCGGCGCCGTCCAGTTCCAACGGTAGGGCAGGCCAGCGAGCGCAATGCCATTGGTGTCGCGCGGATATGGCGAGACGTCGACGTTCTGCTGCGAGCGCATGTCGAAGATGCCGAGTTGTCCGTTCTCGACCTCGTCCCAGATGAGATCCGGGTCGAGCGGGTCGGGCCACACGAACGAACCGTCGCCGCCGTTGATGCTCAACCAATCGCGGTTGAGCACGCCCGCGACGTCGTTGGCGTCGGACGGCCCGCACATAGTCGTGTTGTCCTGTAGTCCGCCGCACACGTGATACGGCACGCGCAGATCGTAGCCGATCTTGTACACCTGCCCGACCGGCACGTTGCCCATGTAGATCCAGGTCGTGCCGCCGTCGAACGACGTCGCGACACCGCCGTCGTTGGCGGAGACGATGCGCTTCCCGTCGCGCGACCACCA
This DNA window, taken from Candidatus Eremiobacteraceae bacterium, encodes the following:
- a CDS encoding branched-chain amino acid ABC transporter permease encodes the protein MRCRRGASGNGLATLYLQVLINGLLIGGIYAAAALGFSLVWGIMNVINIAHGAFIMLGAYLTYWLFVGPMHLDPFLSIPLAMLTMFVFAYLLQRFVVNQVIRAPMLATFLLTFGLSIMIANMAQIFWSSDIRSITTAYSGTSLTLGGLTIPWVRLWTLLIACALTFGLTMFMARTKIGRAIRATSMDVDAARLSGVGVANIYALTFGIGGALAGAAGSLVSVSYAITPNMGDSFLVRAFVVAVLGGLGNVTGALVGGLVYGIIESFGALWFGEGFKDVVAMVALLLVLLLRPYGLIGRATA
- a CDS encoding amino acid ABC transporter substrate-binding protein, which translates into the protein MGFANDRHHRLFAFLGGIAATALLAVTGAAVAPQPAVADDVITFGAALSATGRDAREGALTKEGYDFWADYVNAQGGIKVGGKMYKVAIKYYDDTSDPTTSAKLVERLITQDNIKFILAPYGSSATAAAAAIVEKYQVPMVDPNGAAEVIFNRGYHYTFAILSPAKKYLQGILELAQTLHPRPTTVAVLAANDAFSIEVAGGIRDYAKQNGFNEVFYSEYPPDTKDVATLLTQVKEKNPDIILGSGHLQDSLLIMRAAKDQNVESKIIGFSVGPSTPDFITSLGPDANGVMGGAQWTTALTYTDAIFGSSQRYTRLFQAKYNHLPDYHNAESTAAGETFQLAMAKAGSLDPDKVRDALAALDADTFYGKIKFDSRGVNIYKPMAVEQIQKGVHETVWPADAANAKAVYPLPPWGKR
- a CDS encoding M48 family metallopeptidase; this encodes MVPFPPNIEHLVDAIYPPARQALALEVSAVGRRLFWIGSALQLAILATLYYSGVTAALRARVEQALSRGASSTKLTRMLTAAIVIAAVLIASALLMLPLTWYDSFTILHRYDLSRETPADWFHDWAVSLALGVGIAAFAGAGLFELVRRSERAWPLIAAAVAIPLILLSSVVLPVLIEPLFNTYTPLPPSALTSSILDLAAQHGVHATSVYVFDLSKQETSANAFVSGIGSVERIALSDTLLKTFAPDEALYVTAHELGHYVHGDLWRGAFYGWVGALAAIAFIYFVVGPLARRSPARSDGLRDPAVTPLLLAALLLLGLAAQPLGNALSRQIEHNADAFAAANTHLGSAGVRAFARLGSQGLSTLHPAPLVVWYFYTHPPLDERIDYAARRAGLVTGSQEARN
- a CDS encoding secondary thiamine-phosphate synthase enzyme YjbQ — encoded protein: MVIHTEYLTFNTKQRREIIDITDEVERVRAKAGLVDGFILVSAMHITASVFVNDHESGLWSDIMRWLEDLAPAKPEYEHHRTGEDNADAHLKRMLLGHQVVVPVTAAKLDLGPWERVHYGEFDGRRPKRVILKAFGV